The following nucleotide sequence is from Deltaproteobacteria bacterium.
TGAGGCCCATTTGCCTGAAGCCATGCAATACTATGAGCGTGTAACAAAACAGGGGAGAAGATAATTGTTTTTTACAATTGTTGGAGGGTTAGGCGAATGCTGTCATTGGATGAAGTGAAAAGGCAAAACGATCTGCTCAATGAGATGTACGCGCTTGACGAAGATCCGAAGGTTTGGCTCAAAAAAGAATTGGGCGAAACAGATTAAAGGAGACCTTTTGATGGCAGTGGGACACGGCTGGCTCAAAAAAACCGAACCGGAGGCACGGCTCTTTGAACATATGACGAGGTCACATCAACCTATCATTGACCGGCCGCTTCCCACCGGCGAAGCACTCCCGTCAGGGAAAACCCCCAACCTTTGGTCCGGGGACTTCACAAACAAATAGAGAAAGGAAGAATGAGATGGCACACGAAGGTTTTCATGAACAGATTGCTGATTTGACGGAAGAAACGCGCGACATGCATCGGGCGATCGTCTCGCTGATTGAGGAGTTGGAGGCTGTAGACTGGTATAACCAGCGCGTGGAGGCCTGCAGTGATGAAGAGCTAAGAGGCATACTCGGGCACAATCGTGATGAGGAAAAGGAGCATGCGGCTATGCTCCTTGAGTGGATTCGCCGTCAGGATAAGGCGTTTGACAAGGAACTCAAGGACTACTTGTTCACAGATAAACCCGTTGTCGAAGCGGAACGGGAGCACAAGGGTTAACGCTGGAAGAAGGCGGTCCTGGGAGTGGGGCTGTGACCCATTGGACCAGCCCCCTTCATTATTTGCACTACAGAGCCCCGGTCAAGATCGGGCGGAGTTTTCCTTTTGTTGTTTTTTGAGTACATTTTATTGGTGCGCGTCAAAAGGCGTCGTTTTTGAGGAGCCCTGCAATGAGATCGTCAATGTTAGTCTGCGTCGTGTGTACCCTTGTGATTTTGGATTTCGGCAGCAATGTTTTGGCTGATACCGTCCGGATGAAGAATGGTGATCGCCTTACGGGTACTATAGTCAAGATGGAAGATAAGACACTGACATTCAAAACAACATACGCTGGAGAGATAGCCATAAAATGGGAAGATGTGGAAGCTGTTGAGACGGATTCTCCTGTTCGCGTGGTACTGGGAGACGAAACCTCGGCCCGAGGAATTTTGACGGCGGGAGAAAATAGCAGGTTGCGGCTCAAAACCGATCAAGTCCCGGAGCCCTTGCAGTTCAATATCACGCATGTGGCAAAGATAAACCCTCCAGTCGAACCGGCAGTTAAGTTGACCGGACGCATCAATGCCGGCCTGGATGTCAAGAAGGGAAACACAGATACAGAAGCACAGCACGTAGATAGCGAACTGGTGGCTCGAACGGAGAAAAACAGGGTCACCTTGGGGGCGGAATGGAATCGAGAGGAGGAAGCTGATGAGAAAACCGCAGACAACGCCCTTCTCTATATGAGCTACGATCATTTTTTAACCCGAAAATTGTTCTTTTACACCAATGCGAGTTTCGAGAAAGATGATTTCAAAGATCTCAACCTGAGGACGACGGTTGGGGTGGGATCAGGGTATCAGTTTTTTGAGACCGCAATGAGAAATCTGTCACTCAGAGGCGGCATCGCATATGTGAATGAAGATTTCGATGAAAATGGTCAAGACAGGGGTTATACAGCCGGCCGGTGGGCCGCGGCATTCGATCAGTACTTCTTTGAAAAATTTGTTCAATTTTTCCACACGCACGAAGGTATTGTAAGTTTGGAAGACACAGACGACCTGTTGATTCGAACCCGTACCGGTTTGCGATTCCCGTTGAAGAAAGGGTTTAACGCAACAGCGCAGTATAACTGGGATTGGGATAATTCACCGGCAACCGGTAAAGACAGAGCAGACGAGAGGTACCTTTTTACTTTGGGGTACAGCTGGCAATAGCAACGATCATCTTCTGGGTCCGAGGTGTGCGAAACCCGGTGTTGGCCTCGCATCATTTTCAACCATCATGAAAAAGACCGTATAGAAAACTTCCTTTAGGGTATCTGGATAAGATTGCAGGAAGCCTTTGACCCCGGATACATCCATCTCGAGCTTGCTCATGGGCTGGTCGAATTGACTGGGCCTGCAAGAATCCACGCCGACAGGACGTGGATTCTTTGCTTTGCCGCAGTGTTTTTGAATTGATGGGGTTGTTTATTACTATGGCGAGAAACTGGATTAAAAAGGCGCTGATCGCCGGGGCGATTCTTTTCGGATTTTGTGTGGCTATCGTTGTGAGTCTCAGCCTTTACCTCAACACAAATCACGCGAAGAAGTTTATCAAAGCTCGACTGAATGCAACCATTCCGGGATCGATTACTTTCAAAGCTATGCGTCTATCTCTCTGGAGGGGGCAGGCCGATCTGGAAGGTCTCGTCCTCAGGGAGGCATCCGGGGAAGGCATTGCCGGCTTGGATCGCCTTTTTGTCAATTTGGCCTGGGCTGGATTTCTGCGAGGTGACCTTACCATAGAAACCCTTTTACTCGAAAAACCCTGGGCCAAGATTCGGGCAACCGAAAAAGATGGTATCAATCTCTTGAGGGCTTTAGCACCGCCAAGGGCACCTGAACGGCTAAAAAAAGAAGAACCTACAAAGGGGGTGCCCTTCAACCTTGTAGTCCGGTCACTTGAGATCCTCGGGGGCCGTGCAGTCTACCAGGACCCTTCCGAAAAGCTTGTCGCGTCTTTGCAAGATGTCAGTCTCGTGGCCAATGGCGATATGCTGCAAAAGTCAGGCAGCCTGGATTTACGGGTTGGAAAAGTGCGCTTAGAGCGTGGCCAAATCAACAGCGGATTTGATGAAGTCGCCCTCCAGGCTAAGTTGGAAGAAAAACGCATCGCTTCCGTTCGGATGAAAATAGCCATGGGTTCATCCAAGCTAAATATTTCCGGAAGTGTTCAGGATGTCTTTGACGACCCGACCTTTGATATGGTCACTGAACTTTCAGTGTTTCTTCCCGATCTCCAAGAACGCCTCCCTGTTAAGGCGAGATTGGCAGGTTCTGCGAAGGGCCGGATGACACTTCAAGGAACACCGAACGACCCTCGAATAACCTTTCATCTCGATTGTGAAGGCGGTCGGTTTGGTGAGGTTCGGATGGATCGGCTGACCCTGGAGTGTTCATTGAAGGATCGGCTGTTTGTTCTCAAGAGCCTTTGGGCAAATACTGCTGAGGGAAACGTGGAAGTAAGCGGTGAAGCTCATCTGGACGAAGCATTTGCCAATGGCTTTTTGGGCGATAAGAAAAATTTGGAGGCCATATCTTACCGACTTTCCATGGCAGCGAAAAACGCAGAACCAGCAACATTTTTCCCTACTGCCTCTGGCGTTAAGGGGAACGTTGACGCCAAACTTGCGGTCGAGGGCAGAGGCCTTGCGCCGGATTGTCTTTCGGCGAAGGCCATGCTGGAGGTCTTTGGAGCCAACATGACCTGGCAGGGACACGAACCTGCTTCGGATTGGCGGATGGAGGGGAAAGCGAACTTTGTTAAGAATACTGCCACCGTGGAGCAGTTTACCGTGGAAGGCGAGGATTTCAGGATGAGGGCCAATGGCGAGTATAATCTGTCGTCAGAGCGAATTGCCGGCCGTTTGAGCCTTGAAAGTCCGGATATCACTCATGCCTTCACGTCAATGGGTGTGGCAGGGGGTTCCGGCGGGATGTTGCTCGAGGCGGAGGTGTCCGGCCTGCTCAGAAGGCCTCAGGCACATCTTGTTTTTGACGGAACAAAGATGCGCTTCCAGGACTATGGTATTGGCGACGTTGGACTTGCCGGGACGTTAGACCCATCCGGCATCTTTCGCCTGGCAGAATTGCGTCTGAAAAACCAAGGCTCACGAGTTGAAGGACACGGGTCCGTCGGAATCTACGATAAGACCTCAACGTTGAACTTTGGGCTTCCTTTGAATCTGTCACTTGCCCTGCATAACGTCGAGTTGACTGATTTTGTCAAGGAAACCCTTGCCAGGGGCGCATTGGATGGCGAGGTCATGGTAAGTGGTAGTCTCAACGCGCCGAAGGGACAGGCCCATATTCGAGGCAAGCACCTGGCCGTTCAAGCCCTTCGATTGGGTGATCTGTACGGGAAAATTGGGTTAGCCGAAGGAAGGCTCAACATCGCCCAACTGGATCTCCAAAACAAAGATTCAGCCATCCGCATTGCCGGAGCCATTGATCTTTTTCACAGGGAAGGTCTCCAGATCGCCCAGGATCCCACCTTTGAGCTGCGGATTCAAGGAGATCGCGTCTTCGTCAACGATTTCATCGACAAGTCGCGTGGCAGATTGGCAATAGCTGCTCACTTGGAGGGAAGTCTTTCCAACCCAAAGGGAAGCCTGAGTCTTGAGGGAACGAAACTCGATTTCGGTGTTCAAAAGCTTGATGGGCTGGAACTGCTTGCCACACTGGACGGGAAGCGCCTTCTGATAAAACCTCTCCGACTCACCGTCGCACCGGGAGAATTGATCGAGGCAAACGGTTGGGTCTCTCTCAACAAGGGCTATGACCTTGCCCTGGTTTCGCGAGGCATTTCCCTGGAGCATATCGACTTGGTCGAAAAAAGAGTGGGGGCAAAAGGATCGCTCATCTGCGACCTATCCGGCTCCGGTTCGTGGGAGGACCCGCGGTTTCATGGAAAAATGGTGTTCCAACACCTTGAGTTTCGGGGCAAGCCGCTTGAGGACATCAGCGTGGGAGTCAACATGGAAAACCAAGTGGCTCGAATTTCTGCAAGGCAGCGCTTTGATCTTGAAGGGACCTTTCACCTAAAAAACCAGGATTTCACAGTTTCTCTTTTGCTCGATGAAACCGACCTGGCGCCCTATTTTGGGCTCGCCGATCGAACCGATTTTGGTGGCGTGGCGGCAGGATCAATGAAGGCCAGCGGAAACCTTAAAGCCCTTACCGATCTTGATGCCAGTCTCAATTTTGAAAGATTCCGTCTCCTGTGGCAAGACAAAGACCTCATTCGCACTGAGAATGCCAGGGCATCGATCAAGGACCGCCATTTGTCCGTCCCTCCCGTGGAATTCATCGTAGGCCCGGACGGATTCGTTCGTATACAGGGGTCAGCAAAACACAACGGAATGGTTACAATGCAGGCAAAAGGCGAGATTGCCTTGTCTGCGGTGGGGGCCTTCATAGAAGACATCCCGTCTGACCTGAAAGGGCGCTTGGTCTTTTCCGCGGATGTAGAGGGGCCTCAAAGACGTCCGCAGATCCACGCCGAGGTCGATATCGATCAGGTCGGGTTCACGGTCCCCGGCCTTTTACAGAAACTTGACGGCCTAAAAGGACGGATTCGCGTGGCCCCTGACAGAATAGAGGTGGATCGCCTTCATGGAAAGCTGGACAGCGGTAGGTTTGATCTGACCGCAGAAGTACAGATGGAGGCCTTCAGGCCCACCAAAATTTTTGCACGGACCACGGCCGAGGCCCTCCCCGTGCGAGTGCCCGATACCTTGGATCTGCTTGTCAGTGCCGATCTCAAGATTGAGGGCACCCCGGAACATGCCTCCGTTCAAGGCGAAATGGTCCTCTTGGAGGGCGCCTACTACAAGGACTTCAAGATAAGCCTTCTCCAGCAAGTGACAAAAAGAGAGCGCAAGGAAAAGCCCCTTGGCGAAATGCCTCACCCTATTTTCGAAAATACCAGTCTGGACCTTTCCATCAAACGTCGAAACCCGCTCATGGTGGACAATAATCTGGTTCACCTCCAGATCACCCCAGATTTGCGTATCGTGGGGAAACTGGGCAATCCGATCATCCGGGGACGGGCGACCGTGGAATCTGGTAAGATTACGTACCGAAACAAGAGTTTTGAAGTGAAAAAGGGCTTTATTGATTTTTCAAATCCTTACAAAACGGAACCCTATATCCATATCGACAGCGAAGTAAACGTGCGGCACTGGCTGATCACGCTCACCCTCGCCGGCACCCCCGACGAACTTTCTTTCAATCTCAGGTCTGATCCCCCTGAAGAAGACGGGGATGTTTTGTCGTTGCTCGTAACCGGCCGGACAACACAAGAACTGATTGCCGGAGAGGGAGGCGCCGGCAAGTCGCCTGCGCAGATATTGGCAGAAGCGATGGCAGGAACCTTGGGCGATGATATCAAAGAACTAACAGGCCTGGACACGGTGGAAGTGGCAGCGGTCGCCGAGGAAGGCCCGGATGCCGTCAAGGTCACGCTGGGAAAGGATCTTTCCAAGCGGATGACGGTCAAGTACGCCACCGAGTCGAAGGATGGGAAAGTCGTCCAACGGGCCATTGCGGAATACAAATTCCTTGAACACTTCTTGTTCAGTGGTTCCCAAGACACGGAAGGTGTCTTTGGTGGCGAAGTCAAGTTCAGACTCGAATTTCGATAGAAACCGGGGTGGGGTGGTGTGGCGAAGAAAAAGGTGTCACTGGAATCTGTTGATCGCCGTGTTTGTCATTGCCTTTGAATGGGGCCCATGGGCGCTTTGCAGCGCGCAAACAAGTACGGGCAACCAGACTGCCATCCGTGTCACCGAGCCTATTGTCACTGAGGTGCTGGTCGAACTAGCCGATTTCCCGGGAGATAGAGCCTATTGGGTCGAACTGGCGCGAGACCTGATTGTCCTGCGAGGGGGGGACAGCTTTTCCGAGGATCGGGTGAACGCGTCCATCCAAGCCCTAAAAGAATCCAGGTTATTTCGCAACGTCCATGTGGATACCACGGAGACGGGACAGGGCATCATTCTTAGATTTCGTTTGGAGCCTTTCCGGCTCATCAAAGACATTGAAATCGACGGAGCCTTTCCACTTTTTGAACGGGAGGTCTTAAAGGCCATGACGCTTTACGTGGGAGATACCTTTACCGAAAAAAAGCTTGCGAACCAGGAATCCGCAGTGAAAGACTTGTTTGTCAAGGCCGGTTTCATTGACCCCAGAGTAGACCTTTCTGCAACCGAGGACCCGGATGATGGCCATGTTGTGGTTGCGGTGAAGATTTACAAGGGGCGCTACGAAAGACTTCAGGATCTCACGATCGCGGGAAACAGAGCCTTTAGCCGAGACAGACTCAAGTGGCATATGACGACTTGGCGAGTGTCATCTCTGCCCGGGTATGTGGGGCGATTTATGGAGGCAGACTTGAAAAAAGACCTCCAAAAGCTCATTGTTTTTTACAGAAAAGCTGGTTTTGCCGATGTGGAAATCCAATATGACGTGAGCAGGGAACCCGGATCGAAAGGCCCGTCCATATTGGTTACAATCGAGGAAGGGTCCCGGTATGACATGGTGTTCATCGGAAACGAAAGATTCTGGGGGCGTACATTGAGAAAAGATCTTGTCCTATTTGAGACGGGAAACAGGAACGATTTGGGACTCAAAAAGAGCGTTAAAAAATTGAAAGAACGGTACCGACAGGCCGGATGCCTTGAAACGCAGATCAAGATCGAAGAGACCACGGAACGGGAGGGAGACATTGCAATACGAAAAATCCTGTTGACCATAAACGAGGGCCCTTGCTCCACGGTAAGGGCAATCCGGATAACAGGTAATCGGACTTTGAGTGACGAAGCGATTCAAGGACAGATGTTGATACAAACGGCTACGACCCTCAGAAAGAGTCTGTTCGTTCCGGAAACGCTGGTTGAAGATCTTTACGCCATTAAGGCCTTGTATGCCAAGCATGGATATATGGATGCCGAGGTCGAGGAACACTTGGATTGGAGTCCGAACAAAGAGCAGGTTTCAATCCTTTTGAAAATTGATGAAGGCATCCAGACAATCGTAGCGTTTACCGACATCAAGGGGCTGTCGATTCCCACCGAAAAGGAGGCGTATGAGACCATCCGGCTCAAGGACCGAGTGCCCTTTCGCCGACACATGGTACAAAGTGATGAGAATGCTCTGTCAGCGCTCATTTCCGAAAAAGGATACCCTCACGTTCGGGTAAAGGGTGACGTTGTTTTCAGCGAGGACAAGTCAGAGGCGTTCGTTACCTACAGCATCGAAAAAGGGCCTTTTGTCAAAGCGGGCCAGGTCTATTACCGAGGTAATTTCAGAACCAAAAAGAAAATCCTGGCCAGAGAATTCAGGCTAAAGAACGGCGATCCGTTCTCTCTCTGGAAAATGCTTGAAGGGCAGCGAGGCATCCGAGACCTGGATCTGTTCGATTCTGTCAAACTCAGGGCCATCGGTTTGAAAGATAAAAGAAAAGAAATCGATCTTATTGTTGAGGTGGAGGAAAAAAGGCCGTATTTTTTCGAAATAGGCGGAGGGTACGATTCCCAGAAAGGCATTTATGGGCATTCCAAGGTGGGGGACCATAATCTCTTAGGGACAAACAAGAACATCTGGCTGGGTGCCGAGGCCAGTGAAATCGGATATCGCGCCGAGTCGCGAATAGAAGAACCGAGGCTTTTGGGCTCCAGGATATCGGCCGACGCAGGCGTGTTCATGGAACGGAGGGAGGAGTTTAACAAGAGCTTCGGGACGGATCTATATGGCTCGTCTCTTGGGCTCAGGCGTTCGTGGCGGAAACACCTGACGACAGGGCTCAGCTTCCGTTTCGAGAGAAGGGAAAAGTTCAAAAACAACGGAGCCGTGCCCAACGAAGAAGCAGCAGTATTCGAACCGAGAAGTCTTTTTGTAACGACGCCTTCCGTAGGATACGATACGCGGGACTCATTTATCCAGCCCAAAAAGGGGCGGCTGGCCCAGTTTGCCGTCGATATTTCAAAAGGGCTTACGAACGACCTGGACAGTTTTCTGAGATACGAAGTTGATTTCAGATATTATGTGACACCTCTATCCCGGTTGACACTCGCCTGGATGGCCCGGGCCGGCTACCTTGATCCCTATGGCTCCTCCAACACCGTGCCGGAGGACCAGCTGTTCTTTTTAGGAGGCACTTCTGACGTGCGCGGCTTTGACGAAAACCTGCTGAGTTTTGATTTACAGGGCAATCCTCTGGGAGGACGTTGGCAATTGGAAGGAAACATGGAGGCCAGGATCGATCTTGGCGGCAATTTTGAACTCCCCCTTTTCTACGACATTGGAAGGATCGGCAAGGCGCTAGTTGACCATGAAACCGCAGACAAGTTCCGCAGTTCCGTCGGCATTGGTTTGAGGTACATCACACCGATCGGCCCAGTCGGCATACTGTACGGGAGAAAACTCGATCCCGTGGACGGCGAAAGCTCGGGGGAATTCCACTTTGCCATTGGCTATACTTTCTGAAAGAACAGGACTTCTTTGGCATCTGACGTTTGGTTCCTTTATGAAAGCATCATGTAGAAAACCCATGGGGCCGCAATCTCCCGAATAGCAATGTGCTGTCAAAACCACCGGTCAATTGGCGAGCCTGTCACTATCTTACCAATTGAAGTGATCTAATTGTTGGCACGGCCCAAGTGGAGGGCAATCTTGGTCGGTTTTTCTCGGAAATAGCTGGCGAAATACCCCTTGTCCCCCAAGGTTGTCGGCCCAAGGGGGGGCGATGGTTTTTGGCACTTCACTTTGCATGGCTTTTTCATTATAATCCGAGACGACTCTAGCTGTTCGCTCTCCGACTGGTTCTATTTTAACGTTCAGATCATCATAAAGGCTGGGAATAGGAAGGACAAAGGAGGTAACTGTGAAAACGAGGGTACGTGTGCAGGTTTTTCTGCTCGTTATGGTTACATTGTGGTTGGTTAGTTCTGGGAGCGGTTTCGCCAAGGAACAAAACCAAGGGAAAACGGACAGCGTTACCTCGTCTGCACCCGAAAAAGCTGTGGTCCATCCTGAAGTGCGCAAGATTGATGAGGCGGGGCAGAAGATCGGAGACGGCATTGACCGCATGAGCCAAAAGGCGGCAACTCAGGTGGGGGGGTGGATCAATAAGAAAGTCCTTGCCGGGATTTCCTGGCTGAAGTTGAGTGTTTGCCTTTTTTTCGTTTTCTTGGTGGCCATTGCCGAACGTGTGCTCCGATGGATCATCCGGGGCAGGTTGGAGCGGATGCCCACGGAAGAAGATGTTATCTCGGTCAGAAAGATTTTCCTAACGGCCTTGTCCAGGCCCCTGTCTCTTTTTGTCTGGGCCTACGGCATTTACTGGGCCCTGTCCCCGATCTTCGGCCATTTTCAGAAACCGGATGGCACCAACCTGGTTCACCTTGTGGCCCAAAAAGCCGCAGACATCGTCGTGGCTATTGCTATCCTTTGGCTCATTATTCGCCTTGTGGATATTGTTGACGAACGGCTGAAAAGGTGGGCTGCCACTACCGAAAGCAGCGTTGATGACATGCTCGCACCGCTGATTGGAAAAACACTTCGCATATTCATCTTTGCCATCGGCGGTGTCATCATTATTCAGAATCTTACGGGGGTTAAAATCGGCCCCCTCCTTGCCTCCCTGGGAATCGGCGGCCTGGCTGTGGCTCTGGCGGCCAGAGAACCGATTGCAAATTTCTTTGGAACGCTCACGATTCTGTTTGACAAGCCCTTCCAGGTGGGTGAGAGGATCGTCGTAAACGGCTTTGACGGTGTCGTTGAACACGTTGGATTCAGGAGTTCTCGTATTCGCACTCTCACTGGCTACCTGGTCGCTGTGCCGAACGAGAAACTGGTCAATACCCATGTGGAGAACATCGGTCGAAGACCACATATCCGTTGGCTGACCAATATCGGGATTACCTACGATACGCCACCGGACAAGGTAGAAAAGGCTGTTGAGATCATTCAAGAAGTGTTGGAAAACCACGAAGGCATGAAAGAAGATTTCCCACCACGGGTTGCCTTTAACGGATTCAATGATTGGAGCCTCAATATTCTGGTTCTGGCCTGGTACCATCCACCAGACTACTGGGCCTACAACGCCTGGCTCCAGAAGACCTGCCTTGAATTCATGCGCAGGTTTAAGGCAGAGGGGATCGATTTCGCTTTTCCGAGTCGGACTGTCTACGTGGCCAACGATGACAAACGGCAACTGAAGCTTCGGATGCTCAAAGGAAATGCGTCAGATAGTCAGGAAAGGCCTTTGGAAGAATAAGTTACTGAAGAATAGGTCTCGCAAACCGATTTGAACCTTCAGGTACAATAACTCTCGATCTCAAACCAATGGTTTTTTCGCATTGGAAAAACTGAAATGCTGGCCGAAGTGAACCGAGTAAGGAAAGCATTCTCGGCGTGCAACTCCTCCCGCTGTTTTGATATCCTTTTGAGATCTCTGGAAATTGAAGATCCCTAAAAAATAATAATTCTGCTTCTATGTGGGGCCCTCTTGTCAAGGGCTTTTTTTTGGCGAACAAGTGATTTTATATTCTACTTCCCGATCTTGGAAGTAAGAATCGTATAGGGATATTTTCATTTTTTTCTTTACGAATATTCATGGAGACAACTGGATCCATCCGGGTTGATTTGTCTGTTTTGGCTGGTTGGTTCCTCAAGGCCGTAAGGATGATTAACAACCCTTGACTAGCTTCTATTCGTGCCGACGATTTCAGTCGAACACCCAATGCTGCATGCGCTTGAGTCGCGCTTTGCGGAACCGGTTTGAAAGGTGCCCCATGTAAGGGAACGGTGTCTTTTAGAACACCCAGCAGAACTACGGGCACCTTTACGAACCCCGACAAACACCAGGAGCATTTGGCCCATGGTTTTGAACCGCTTTGAGCGGTTCACATTTTTCAAGCCACGGGCTATCAGACTGTGTCACAATTAAGCCGGTGGTCGGTGACTGTTTTTGCGAATAGCTAGTCGAATCTGACAAGAGCCTCTCACGCCGAAGATACGGGTTCGATTCCCGTTGGGACTACCAGAACAAACCTAACCCCCTGAATTTTCTTAATGGAGTCAGGGGGTTTTTCGTTGGTTTCGCAAGTGTGACCGTATCTGTCACAATCGCATGTCATAAAAAGAATGCTAGGGGCGTAAGCCGGACTTGAGCTTTACTTCGGCAGTCTCTCGTGATAAAGACGAAAGCAGAATTTATACGTATATTCCAGAACTTCAAATTGGGGGTGCGAAACTTGAGTAGGGCGTTCACCAACGTTAGCCTTGGAGAGAAAAAGACATGAGTAAGAGATTGACTATAGGGTTAGGGCTTGTCGCTGTTCTATTGCTTTGGTCAGGGGTTTCAATCTATCCTGACTGGCTGTGGTTCGAAAATCTGGACCTTGCGCCCGTTTTCTGGACCATGCTTTTGAGCAAATTCGGGTTCGGTTCATTGGTTTGGTTGCTTTTGATTCTTATCATATGCCTTAACCTTTACGCCGCCAAACGCTTAAACCCGGGCGACGGGCCAGGGGTGGCCTTTAAAGGTGCGGACGGTTCTGTTTCCCAACTTGGCCTTTCAGGCAGGGCCTTAAATTCTCTCCTCATGGCTTTTGTTCTGATTGTCAGTTTTATCGTTGCGTCAAAGGGCTCCTACCAATGGGATTTGCTCCTGCGCTATCTGTATCAGCAACCTTTTGGCAGCATGGACCCTATTTTTAACAGGGACATCGGTTTTTATCTGTTCTCTCTTCCCTTTTACATTTTCCTCCGAAACGGCTTCCTGGTTCTTTTCATTGTGGCTGGTCTGGTCACTATGGGTTCGTATCTGAAAGATGGTGCGCTTCAAATAGAGGGTGAATTCAGTCAAGCGGAAGGTGTCCCAGCCTCTCTACCCAAGATTACCATTGCACCA
It contains:
- a CDS encoding mechanosensitive ion channel family protein, whose amino-acid sequence is MSQKAATQVGGWINKKVLAGISWLKLSVCLFFVFLVAIAERVLRWIIRGRLERMPTEEDVISVRKIFLTALSRPLSLFVWAYGIYWALSPIFGHFQKPDGTNLVHLVAQKAADIVVAIAILWLIIRLVDIVDERLKRWAATTESSVDDMLAPLIGKTLRIFIFAIGGVIIIQNLTGVKIGPLLASLGIGGLAVALAAREPIANFFGTLTILFDKPFQVGERIVVNGFDGVVEHVGFRSSRIRTLTGYLVAVPNEKLVNTHVENIGRRPHIRWLTNIGITYDTPPDKVEKAVEIIQEVLENHEGMKEDFPPRVAFNGFNDWSLNILVLAWYHPPDYWAYNAWLQKTCLEFMRRFKAEGIDFAFPSRTVYVANDDKRQLKLRMLKGNASDSQERPLEE